The following DNA comes from Erigeron canadensis isolate Cc75 chromosome 3, C_canadensis_v1, whole genome shotgun sequence.
CACCGGCTTAGCCGCCTTTGTCTACAAAACTCATAAAACACAACGTCATTGGCTTGTTGATCGACGAGACCCATTAAAGTATAGCTTTTTTTTAGGCATACGATCGATATggacatatatatgtatcatttttCTATGTATATTACACAAATACTTACCGCTTCAATCAAATGATAATGTGGTATTTGCGGAAAAAGGTGATGGATGACATGAGTGCCGATGTCGTGGTGAATGTTGTTTAATAGTCCATAATCACGATCTACAGTTGTTAGCCCTCCCCTTAAATAACTCCATTCCTATACATATAGAAAACAAAATTGTATGCAAAacaatatagttatatatagcCCATATACTATAGAATCCGACAATACATCTAAATATAAAAGAGTACCTTGCCACGGTACCAAGGAAGCTTCTTCTCATAACCATGGTGATGTAAATATGTTACCGTATCCAACAATGTCACAAAAATCTGTGAACGATAAGAATACCAAAAGATCCGTTTTATATCTAATTCTGTTACTATTAAAAGGGAAAAGtatctgtgtgtgtatgtaacttgtaactagctactattgtatgaaagaaactttgGTCCGGTTCATTATATGTAAGTAACCTGTTAAAACTGAATTAATTGTGTAAACAAGGTGATGTGGAGGTCTCTCATTGAGCCATGTATCAGACGTCTGGTGGTGCCACATTGATTTCttacacgattcgttcagttttagcatgttacatacaAACAATGAACCTGACTAAAAtttctttcatacaatagtagTTAGTCACAAGTTAAATACACACAGATACTTTTCCACTGTTAAAAACCTTCTTATCATAATAGACgtaaaacaataaattattttatagttGTCTCAATTCCTTCAGATACGCACATACCTTACCATGTCCCAAACGTGATAAATCTAGTTACAcaacatatacaaaattatatggTCACATAATGTCTAGAACTTATATGTGACAACTGAACCGTCTCAAAACTACGATTGCAAAGTTaaaccaattaaaaaaatacagtaagtttttattaagttaaaccaattaaaaaaatacagtaagttattatttatataagaaaggaaaaatgaaaaaaaaaaaatagcaaaacAAAATACTCACCAAATAAGGAATGCCATAGAGGTTGAACAAAAGGAGTGGGCCAATGAGATTTGCCAagtataaaagcaaaaaaaccaTTAGTCCCCAACACATGGTAGATGTGACTATGTAATGTCTCTCATTTGGTGAAAATAAATCACTATATGGGTTGAAATGTGACCCACTCTTCCCTGGGCTCCTTTTCAACTGCATACATACATTATCTATTACtcatttataatgattattcaccctttattttaaaaaaaaattaaaaaatagttagataaaaaattactaaattgcccttaataaacaacccttaagaaaagggttattagatattaccaaaattacccttaatgtttacactttaaacccttatcttctaaattatcactatcaccattatattaacttacacggttagaacactcgacaccaattgtcgatgtcatcgatcaccacccgtcaccgacaccaaTAAACCACCATCGCcgtcaccaccgccgcattgcgcgggtacaatgctagttatatattaatgattatgattatatgattTTGTTACAGATACACATTTATATTACAAGTTAGTAGTACTAATTATACTACCCAAACGGGTCTAGACTCACCAAGTATAGTGGATATGCGAACATCGGAAAAGGGATTTTAAATCTGAAAATCTTCGTACTAGTGTCTAATCTCTTGTACGTCTTCTCGGGAATctgtatgatatatatacattaactaGTGTATAATATtgcctttccaaaaaaaaaactagtgtATAATATTGATagtgtaaaacaaatatataatttcgtgtgtaaaaaagaaacaagaaaagTCACACCAAAATATACCCGttagtgtaattattttctaCTCTTCTTAGAAAGCATAGCATTTTTATTAACGACTTTTCAAATAGGGATAAGTACCTAAAAATATAATGAACTATACATGAatgaatgtttatgttgtgtaatgaactacttggatatttattgtatgtaataaacttttaaagtctggttattggatgtaccggggtatatgtgacaaccatataagctgtcacttgggagtttttgattggtcggatacatccaataacttggatttgaaagttcattacatataataaacattcaAGTAGTTCATTATACAACATAAACATTTATGCATAATTTATTACATTCTCAGGTTCCTATCCTTTTCAAATAAGATggttttttgtgtaaaaaaaaaccaattgaTTAAGAATCATTCACTAGAAAAGTTACCAAATAATATCCCAACTTTTAACGGtatagaaaaaccaaaaaatttacCGGAACCCATGATTCATCGTTCTCGACATGCCCGTGATTCTGATGGTGAGTCCTATGACTAATTCTCCTATATAAAGAGTTGTATATACTTCATTAATTGAAGAATGTACATTGCTTCAAAACAGTTAGGGGTAAAAAGTAAGTTAAAATGTTTACCAGCCATGGTATGGTACAAGAATTGCAGAATGCAAAAAATGGCCCACAATGTTATTCAGGGTGTGACTGTTGGAAAAGCTTCCATGTCCACTGtcacaaacaaaaaacattgCCATAAAAGTGACAACCATGTTTATATTGCATTTATCACTTTAATTAAAGTAACAAAAGTTGTATGAGAATAGAAACAGAACAAAAGACAAAGTGAAACAATAAAATCccaaaattttgatattggAATGAATAATGCAAATCGGTAAGCCTACATATATCTTAAAATCTTAGCAGAGCAACAAATTTTATAAGCAAATTTATAAATCTATCAGATTAGTCAcatttaatttttctttgataatgataattatatatttaatagattaagtGGAGGGAAGTTCTTCTAATGTATGATGGTGTTACTTACCACAACTCGCATATAACAATAtagattaacttttttttttgtacatttGTCTCGCATACATATATCAAATTTGTTtatctgttttttttattcCAACAAAGTGTAAAGCACAAATGCTTATTTGagacgagatgggtacccgcggtGGTGGTGCTAATGGCGGTGGTgataacgatgtggttattaatcttaaagtaattgacgtaaatgatagtgtagttattttatgattaaagaatgtatcttttgtaaataactttattaagaatattataaagatattagaaggaaatatttaaattaattaataaataaaatagatagtttgaataaatatggatgcaaaatattttaaggatatattgAGTATATTTAGTGTgagagttaggaatgtgttgaaaattaagggtattttaaaggtagagagttgtaAAGGAAGAGAgtatagtttgtttattaatatagtatagaagtatagataaatttaaaatcaatttttgtattaatatttaaatgaataatttttttgtattcatatcat
Coding sequences within:
- the LOC122594010 gene encoding omega-3 fatty acid desaturase, endoplasmic reticulum-like, which gives rise to MAVPSENGKKIQEKEDERIDVNGVEEEDDMLFDPSAPPPFRVAEIRAAIPKHCWVKNSWRSLAYVLRDILVILSLVALAVYLKNLTWAFWPFYWVLQGTMFWAIFVLGHDCGHGSFSNSHTLNNIVGHFLHSAILVPYHGWRISHRTHHQNHGHVENDESWVPIPEKTYKRLDTSTKIFRFKIPFPMFAYPLYLLKRSPGKSGSHFNPYSDLFSPNERHYIVTSTMCWGLMVFLLLYLANLIGPLLLFNLYGIPYLIFVTLLDTVTYLHHHGYEKKLPWYRGKEWSYLRGGLTTVDRDYGLLNNIHHDIGTHVIHHLFPQIPHYHLIEATKAAKPVLGKYYREPKKSGLIPLHLIENLLRSIQQDHFVSDVGDIVYYQTDDELIGKKQR